Proteins from a genomic interval of Indicator indicator isolate 239-I01 chromosome 1, UM_Iind_1.1, whole genome shotgun sequence:
- the LOC128970574 gene encoding trifunctional purine biosynthetic protein adenosine-3, translated as MADQVLVIGSGAREHALAWKLAQSPHVKHVYVSPGNAGTADNGKISNSAVSVSNHAAIAQFCRDQEIRLVVVGPEVPLAAGIVDDLTAAGVRCFGPTAKAAQLESSKSFSKAFLDRHDIPTARWKSFTDPKAACSFINSANFPALVVKASGLAAGKGVIVASNKEEACKAVTEIMQDKTFGTAGETVVVEELLEGEEVSCLCFTDGITIAPMPPAQDHKRLMDGDEGPNTGGMGAYSPAPQISKDLLQKIRDTVLQKTVDGMRKEGVPYFGVLYAGLMLTKDGPKVLEFNCRFGDPECQVILPLLKSDLYEVMQAVVNKKLSSSMPVWFEDSAAVTVVMASEGYPGTYPKGLEITGLSNAKQLGLEVFHAGTALKDGKVVTSGGRVLTVTAIKEDLMTALQEANKGVAAIQFKGAIYRKDIGYRAIAFLRQSRGLTYKNSGVDIAAGNTLVQKIKPLAAATSRSGCNAELGGFAGLFDLKAAGYRDPILVSGTDGVGTKLKIAQECNKHHTIGQDLVAMCVNDILAQGAEPLFFLDYFACGKLDVEVAQGVIAGIAEACKKAGCALLGGETAEMPGMYPPGEYDLAGFAVGAVERGQMLPQLERITDGDVVIGVASSGVHSNGYSLVRKIVEKSSLDFSSPVGISSDQTLGDLLLTPTKIYSKTLLPVLRSGHVKAYAHITGGGLLENIPRVLPESFGVVLDALTWKIPEIFCWLHKEGNLSEDEMTRTFNCGIGAVLVVQRELAQQVLKDIQRHETAWQIGKVVSLQKGSDHVKVHNLLQALQANRSLSVHSHIQGKIQTNKVRVAVLISGTGTNLEALINSTKKQTSFAQIVVVVSNKAGVEGLRKAERAGIPTRVIDHKLYESRTAFDSAVDKVLQEFSVELICLAGFMRILSGPFVKKWEGKILNIHPSLLPSFKGANAHKLVLQAGVRVTGCTVHFVAEEVDAGAIIFQEAVPVKVGDTVETLSERVKEAEHRAFPAALQLVASGAVQVGEAGKICWK; from the exons ATGGCTGACCAAGTGCTTGTGATTGGCAGTGGAGCAAGGGAGCATGCACTGGCTTGGAAGTTGGCCCAATCCCCGCATGTAAAGCATGTGTATGTTTCTCCAGGAAATGCAGGAACAGCTGACAATGGAAAAATTTCCAATTcag CTGTTTCAGTCAGCAACCATGCTGCAATTGCCCAGTTCTGCAGAGATCAGGAGATCAGGCTGGTTGTGGTGGGTCCAGAGGTCCCTCTTGCTGCTG GAATTGTTGATGacttgacagcagctggagtaAGGTGTTTTGGTCCAACAGCAAAGGCAGCTCAGCTGGAGTCCAGTAAGAGCTTTTCCAAAGCATTTTTGGATCGTCATGACATCCCAACTGCAAGATGGAAATCTTTTACTGATCCTAAAGCAGCATGTAGCTTTATTAACAG TGCAAACTTCCCTGCTTTAGTTGTAAAAGCTAGTGGCCTGGCAGCTGGAAAAGGAGTAATTGTGGCTTCAAACAAGGAAGAAGCCTGCAAAGCTGTTACAGAAATCATGCAA gATAAGACTTTTGGCACAGCTGGGGAAACTGTTGTtgttgaagaacttcttgaagGAGAAGAAGTTTCT TGCTTATGTTTCACTGATGGCATCACAATTGCTCCCATGCCTCCAGCGCAGGACCACAAGAGATTAATGGATGGAGATGAAGGACCTAACACTGGAGGGATGGGAGCTTATTCCCCAGCACCTCAG ATTTCTAAAGATTTACTGCAGAAAATAAGAGATACCGTTCTTCAGAAAACCGTTGATGGCATGAGGAAAGAAGGTGTCCCCTATTTTG gTGTGCTTTATGCTGGATTAATGCTTACAAAAGATGGCCCTAAAGTTCTTGAGTTTAACTGCAGATTTGGTGACCCAGAATGTCAG GTAATTCTTCCCCTGTTGAAAAGTGATTTGTATGAAGTTATGCAAGCAGTTGTCAATAAAAAGTTGTCCAGTTCCATGCCAGTTTGGTTTGAAGACAGCGCAGCTGTGACGGTGGTCATGGCTAGCGAAGGGTATCCAGGAACATATCCCAAGGGTTTGGAAATAACAG GACTTTCTAACGCTAAGCAACTAGGACTGGAGGTGTTCCATGCAGGCACAGCCCTGAAGGATGGCAAAGTGGTGACTAGTGGAGGAAGAGTCCTTACAGTAACTGCTATTAAAGAGGATCTAATGACAGCACTGCAAGAAGCCAACAAGGGAGTAGCAGCTATACAGTTCAAGGGTGCCATTTATAGAAAGGACATTGGTTATCGGGCTATAGCTTTCCTGAGGCAATCCAG agGCCTGACTTACAAAAACAGTGGAGTAGACATTGCAGCAGGGAATACTTTAGTTCAGAAAATTaagcccctggctgcagccacatCAAGGTCAG GCTGCAATGCGGAGCTTGGAGGATTTGCTGGCCTCTTTGATTTGAAAGCAGCTGGTTACAGAGATCCTATCTTGGTTTCTGGAACTGATGGCGTTGGCACAAAACTCAAG ATTGCACAAGAGTGTAACAAACACCACACCATAGGTCAGGACCTGGTTGCCATGTGTGTTAATGACATCTTGGCTCAAGGAGCGGAACCCCTCTTCTTCCTTGACTATTTTGCCTGTGGCAAGCTTGATGTTGAAGTGGCTCAGGGTGTCATTGCAGGAATAGCTGAAGCTTGCAAAAAAGCAGGATGTGCTCTTTTGG gaggagaaactgctgAAATGCCAGGCATGTATCCACCTGGGGAGTATGACCTGGCTGGCTTTGCTGTTGGTGCAGTGGAGCGAGGGCAGATGCTGCCCCAGCTGGAGAGAATTACTGATGGAGATGTGGTTATTGGAGTAGCTTCTTCTGGGGTTCATAGCAATGGGTACAGCCTTGTAAGGAAGATCGTGGAAAAGTCATCACTagatttctcttctccagttggTATCTCCAGTGACCAGACATTAG GAGATCTTTTGTTAACCCCAACTAAAATCTACAGCAAGACTCTGTTGCCTGTCCTTCGCTCAGGCCATGTGAAAGCCTATGCCCACATCACTGGAGGGGGCTTGCTGGAAAACATCCCCAGAGTTCTCCCAGAGTCCTTTGGTGTCGTTTTAG atgcTCTTACCTGGAAGATTCCTGAAATCTTTTGCTGGCTCCATAAAGAAGGGAACCTGTCTGAGGACGAAATGACACGGACCTTTAATTGTGGGATCGGTGCTGTCTTGGTAGTTCAGAGGgagctggctcagcaggtccTTAAGGACATACAGAGACACGAGACAGCCTGGCAGATTGGCAAAGTTGTCTCCCTACAAAAAG GCTCTGACCATGTTAAAGTCCATAatttgcttcaagccttgcaaGCAAATAGGTCACTATCTGTGCACAGCCACATCCAAggcaaaatccaaacaaacaaagtgaGGGTTGCTGTCCTTATCTCTGGAACAG GCACAAATCTGGAAGCCCTCATAAATAGCACAAAGAAGCAAACCAGTTTTGCACAAatagttgttgttgtttctaaCAAAGCTGGAGTGGAAGGGTTAaggaaagctgagagagctggtatTCCTACAAGG GTTATTGACCATAAGCTGTATGAAAGTCGCACTGCATTTGACAGTGCAGTTGACAAAGTCCTTCAAGAATTCTCAGTTGAACTGATCTGCCTGGCTGGATTTATGCGAATACTGTCAGGTCCTTTTGTCAAAAAATGGGAAG gaaaaataCTGAATATCCACCCATCTCTACTGCCTTCTTTTAAGGGAGCAAACGCCCACAAATTGGTGTTACAAGCTGGAGTCCGAGTCACAGGCTGTACTGTACACTTTGTAGCT GAAGAAGTTGATGCTGGAGCAATCATTTTCCAAGAGGCAGTTCCAGTTAAGGTTGGTGACACAGTGGAGACCCTGTCTGAAAGGGTGAAGGAGGCTGAGCACCGAGccttcccagctgccctgcagcttgTCGCCAGTGGGGCTGTACAGGTGGGGGAAGCTGGCAAGATCTGCTGGAAGTAG